From Sus scrofa isolate TJ Tabasco breed Duroc chromosome 18, Sscrofa11.1, whole genome shotgun sequence, a single genomic window includes:
- the NPVF gene encoding LOW QUALITY PROTEIN: pro-FMRFamide-related neuropeptide VF (The sequence of the model RefSeq protein was modified relative to this genomic sequence to represent the inferred CDS: inserted 1 base in 1 codon) → MEIISSKRFVLWTLAASSLLTSNIFCTDELVLSSLHSKKNYDTYSEPRRDSKWEKQRSLNFEELKDWGPKNVIKMSTPVVNKMPPSAANLPLRFGRTKEEESSPGATASLPLRFGRNTEDSMSRPVPNLPQRFGRTIARSITKALGALLQQSTRSPSAKGLLYSITRQPQEIQKPDQKNLRRPXFKKIDDAEVKQEK, encoded by the exons atggaaattatttcatccAAACGATTCGTTTTATGGACCTTAGCCGCTTCAAGCTTGTTAACATCCAACATCTTTTGTACAGATGAATTAGTGCTGTCCAGTcttcacagcaaaaaaaattatgacacaTATTCCGAG CCTAGAAGAGATtctaaatgggaaaaacaaagaagTCTCAATTTTGAAGAATTAAAAGATTGGGGTCCAAAAAATGTCATTAAGATGAGTACACCTGTGGTCAACAAAATGCCGCCCTCGGCAGCCAACCTGCCACTGAGATTTGGGAGGACCAAGGAAGAAGAGAGCAGCCCTGGGGCAACGGCCAGCCTGCCTCTGAGGTTTGGAAGAAACACAGAAGACAGCATGTCAAGACCGGTTCCCAATCTGCCCCAAAGGTTTGGGAGAACAATAGCTAGAAGTATCACCAAGGCACTGGGTGCTTTGCTCCAACAATCCACGCGTTCACCATCTGCCAAAGGGTTACTTTACTCCATCACCCGCCAGCCCCAAGAAATCCAGAAACCTGATCAAAAGAACCTAAG GAGAC GTTTCAAGAAAATAGATGATGCAGaagtgaaacaagaaaaataa